One window from the genome of Halopenitus persicus encodes:
- a CDS encoding SDR family NAD(P)-dependent oxidoreductase, producing the protein MKGLQDKVAIITGAGSGIGRATAKRFGREGAKVVVANRTSKTGQETVRIIEASGGQATWIKTDVADEQSVESLVEETVETYSGIDILHNNAAAMDLNKSDKAIDEMDIEFWDRMMAVNLRGPMLCSKHAIPVMLEQNGGSIINTSSSSSLYAYYVRPAYGVSKAALNHLTRYIATRYGKEGIRCNAVVPGITKTKRLQNGTTTHNESLKALKRHYLTPEFAEPSDIAAMVAFLASDEAAFTTGAIVPANGGVHIHSPDYAESRTRSSNQS; encoded by the coding sequence ATGAAAGGACTCCAAGATAAAGTTGCAATTATTACAGGCGCGGGAAGCGGGATTGGAAGGGCTACCGCGAAACGATTCGGAAGGGAGGGCGCGAAGGTAGTCGTTGCAAATCGAACCAGCAAAACAGGCCAAGAGACCGTTCGCATAATCGAGGCTAGTGGTGGACAGGCAACGTGGATCAAGACGGATGTGGCTGATGAGCAAAGCGTTGAATCGCTCGTTGAAGAAACAGTAGAAACCTATAGTGGTATCGACATTTTACACAACAATGCAGCGGCGATGGATCTCAATAAATCTGATAAAGCAATCGATGAGATGGACATCGAATTCTGGGACCGTATGATGGCAGTAAATCTCCGAGGGCCGATGCTTTGTTCCAAACACGCGATTCCTGTAATGCTTGAACAGAATGGTGGTTCGATTATCAATACCTCTTCAAGTTCGTCGCTGTACGCTTACTACGTCCGACCAGCATATGGCGTTTCAAAGGCAGCACTCAACCATCTGACGCGGTATATCGCAACCCGCTATGGGAAGGAAGGTATTCGATGTAATGCTGTCGTCCCAGGCATCACCAAAACCAAGCGATTACAGAACGGCACTACAACTCACAACGAGTCACTCAAAGCATTGAAACGCCATTACCTCACTCCTGAATTTGCAGAACCCAGCGATATCGCTGCAATGGTCGCGTTTTTAGCTTCGGACGAAGCAGCGTTTACGACCGGAGCTATTGTCCCCGCGAACGGCGGCGTCCATATTCATTCACCTGATTACGCTGAATCTCGCACACGATCCTCTAATCAAAGCTAA
- a CDS encoding ABC transporter ATP-binding protein, giving the protein MSEPLLEVSNLDIHYSTRQSTIHAVTDASFEIAEEEYHGLVGESGSGKSTIAKSIVGALDSNGEVVDGKIKYRGEEIQSYSEKQLNEEIRWKEISVIPQQAMNSLDPVMRISDQAVELADTHTNWSKQKTLEELRELFDTVGLPPSRINNYPHQFSGGMQQRVVIALALLLKPSLIIADEPTTALDVIMQDQIMEYINRLKSEFGVSMLFITHDIAVINENCDRISVLHGGQVAETGSVTDVYDRPRHPYTILLRNAFPDLRSPDKQLSVIEGSPPKLHDKVTQCTFADRCPWSVDECYKEAPPLEQVTEGDQHVTSCIRSDEIPQLAEDFGEESRKDNASELARTEGQE; this is encoded by the coding sequence ATGAGCGAACCCCTTCTAGAAGTTAGCAATCTAGACATTCATTACTCGACGAGGCAATCGACTATTCATGCCGTGACTGATGCCTCGTTCGAGATCGCGGAAGAAGAGTATCACGGACTGGTTGGTGAGAGTGGTTCTGGAAAAAGTACGATTGCAAAATCTATCGTGGGGGCCCTTGATTCGAATGGTGAGGTGGTAGATGGCAAAATAAAATATCGCGGGGAAGAGATACAGAGTTATTCCGAGAAACAACTGAACGAAGAGATTCGTTGGAAAGAGATATCTGTGATTCCGCAACAGGCGATGAATAGTTTGGACCCTGTGATGCGGATCAGCGATCAAGCCGTCGAACTGGCAGATACACACACGAACTGGAGTAAACAAAAAACACTCGAAGAACTTAGAGAACTATTCGATACTGTTGGTCTTCCACCATCGCGAATTAACAACTACCCCCATCAGTTCTCAGGCGGTATGCAACAGCGAGTTGTGATAGCACTCGCACTTTTATTGAAACCATCCTTAATTATCGCTGACGAGCCAACGACTGCACTTGACGTGATAATGCAGGACCAAATAATGGAGTATATCAACCGTTTGAAATCTGAATTCGGCGTTAGTATGCTATTTATTACTCATGATATCGCGGTTATCAATGAAAACTGTGACCGTATTAGCGTTCTTCATGGAGGGCAAGTCGCCGAAACCGGCAGCGTTACCGATGTGTATGATCGACCACGTCACCCATATACAATTCTACTACGGAACGCGTTTCCCGATCTTAGATCACCCGACAAGCAGCTCAGTGTTATAGAAGGGAGTCCACCCAAACTCCACGATAAGGTGACCCAATGTACGTTCGCTGATCGGTGTCCCTGGAGTGTTGACGAATGCTACAAAGAAGCCCCACCGTTGGAACAGGTCACGGAAGGTGATCAGCACGTCACGTCATGCATTCGAAGCGACGAGATTCCACAATTAGCGGAGGACTTTGGGGAAGAAAGTAGAAAAGACAACGCGTCAGAACTTGCAAGAACGGAGGGACAAGAATGA
- a CDS encoding ABC transporter permease: MSRATYYIKRTLISILLILLIITGLFLFFRLMPGSYIDVIAQSGASAEQLEAIRERWGLNQPLYVQWYKYMINVLAGDFGTSRAYGVPVIELVIPRLLNSFILVGPAITVAYILGSVYGLFLGNSKNSLLEKYGIVPPTIFGTTPDFFIAIVLIFIFSGVLGILPAQGMVSSQTSLELSESGSMFSTYGTMDFWIHYILPFCAIVLRYLYYPSMIMRSSVVEVSGQDFMYYHRLKGIPKLRRFSHLMRHASLPVLTLFPVTMSRAISGLVLVEVVFNWPGIGSLVVESVLLRDTPVVQFVFILVAVWVILGNYLVDVLYGIIDPRISIEGEKG, encoded by the coding sequence ATGAGCCGTGCCACCTATTATATCAAACGCACGCTCATCTCGATCCTCCTAATCTTACTTATTATAACGGGGCTGTTTTTGTTTTTCCGACTTATGCCAGGGAGCTATATCGATGTCATTGCTCAATCTGGGGCATCAGCGGAGCAACTCGAGGCGATTCGAGAGCGCTGGGGGCTTAATCAGCCACTTTACGTCCAGTGGTATAAATATATGATAAACGTGCTTGCGGGAGATTTTGGAACCTCTAGGGCATACGGAGTTCCCGTTATCGAACTGGTCATTCCACGGCTTCTAAATTCATTTATCCTTGTTGGCCCAGCCATAACTGTCGCCTACATCCTCGGCTCGGTTTACGGCCTCTTCCTAGGGAATAGCAAGAACTCACTTCTAGAAAAGTACGGAATTGTTCCTCCAACAATCTTCGGTACGACTCCGGACTTCTTCATTGCTATCGTGTTAATCTTTATTTTTTCAGGAGTATTGGGTATCTTACCCGCTCAGGGAATGGTTTCAAGTCAAACTTCATTGGAGCTCAGCGAAAGCGGCTCTATGTTTTCCACATACGGTACTATGGATTTCTGGATCCACTACATACTTCCATTCTGTGCTATTGTTTTACGGTACCTCTATTATCCGTCGATGATTATGCGATCTAGCGTTGTTGAGGTTAGTGGCCAGGACTTTATGTATTATCACAGACTAAAGGGAATTCCTAAGCTTCGGAGATTTAGCCATCTAATGCGGCATGCCTCGCTTCCCGTTCTTACTTTATTTCCCGTTACTATGAGTCGAGCTATCAGTGGTCTCGTACTCGTAGAAGTTGTATTCAATTGGCCAGGTATCGGGTCGCTCGTAGTTGAGTCGGTTCTACTGCGAGATACACCCGTCGTTCAATTCGTATTCATACTTGTTGCAGTATGGGTGATTCTGGGCAATTATCTTGTTGACGTGCTCTACGGGATTATCGATCCCCGGATCTCAATAGAAGGAGAGAAGGGCTAA
- a CDS encoding IS630 family transposase (programmed frameshift) has translation MDHLDEISVEELQDALDNVDGNKPTQRLLAAIAYKNGVTQTELAEWHDTGRRTIYSWLMRLDTDEPFEHAVSDAHRSGRKRKLSESQQQEFERTVHEPPEEVGIDAPAWTPALVQDFLEETYGVEYSYPSCRRLLKEAGLSYQKPRRTAAESEESDQEEFHDEIKKKRAEMDATVVCIDQTKKSVQVEPRAAWFPRGTRPSVELSGQRDWTCLLGAVTENGDCFFSRFTEYVTADHAKHFILALCKEFEEDLIVVLDGAPYFQASAVTELAARDDLAFVTLPAYSPELNPVEECWRQLQDALSNRFFDSLDELTTAIDTALDQLSLPKVSNYF, from the exons ATGGATCATCTCGACGAGATCTCCGTCGAAGAACTCCAAGACGCCCTCGACAATGTTGACGGAAACAAGCCGACTCAACGGTTGTTAGCCGCGATCGCGTACAAGAACGGTGTAACGCAGACCGAACTTGCAGAGTGGCACGACACTGGGCGAAGAACGATCTACAGCTGGTTGATGCGACTTGATACAGACGAACCGTTTGAGCACGCTGTTTCTGATGCTCATCGATCTGGGAGAAAACGAAAGCTCTCAGAATCACAGCAACAAGAGTTCGAACGAACTGTTCACGAACCCCCCGAGGAAGTCGGGATCGACGCGCCGGCGTGGACGCCGGCGCTCGTCCAAGATTTTCTCGAAGAAACCTACGGCGTTGAGTACTCTTACCCGAGTTGTCGGCGGTTGCTGAAAGAAGCTGGACTCAGCTATCAAAAACCTCGACGTACAGCCGCTGAATCTGAGGAATCCGACCAAGAGGAGTTCCACGACGAAATTA AAAAAAAGCGAGCGGAGATGGACGCCACAGTAGTCTGTATCGATCAGACCAAGAAATCCGTCCAGGTCGAGCCGCGTGCCGCGTGGTTTCCGCGCGGCACGCGGCCGAGCGTCGAACTCTCTGGCCAACGTGACTGGACGTGTCTACTCGGCGCAGTCACCGAAAACGGTGACTGCTTTTTCTCACGGTTCACCGAGTACGTTACCGCCGACCACGCGAAACATTTCATTCTCGCGTTATGCAAAGAATTTGAAGAAGATTTGATCGTTGTGTTAGACGGAGCGCCGTACTTCCAGGCGTCGGCCGTCACGGAGCTGGCGGCCCGTGACGACCTCGCCTTCGTCACGTTGCCTGCGTATTCGCCGGAACTCAATCCTGTCGAAGAGTGCTGGCGACAACTCCAGGACGCTCTGAGCAACCGATTCTTTGACTCGCTCGATGAACTCACGACGGCGATCGATACCGCTCTTGACCAGCTGTCGCTTCCAAAAGTGAGCAATTATTTCTAA
- a CDS encoding oligopeptide/dipeptide ABC transporter ATP-binding protein encodes MNDMPILEVKDLDKYYSQTTNVIESVRTRLRGEDVPPIRAVDSVNLRLETDEVQGIVGESGCGKSTLLATLMNLEEPTSGEIYFDGTPVSEFNKQDWKEFRRRVQIILQDPFNSMNPKLSVRETLAEPLNIHGMSVDEERLLESLEKVDLLPPENFIDRRERELSGGEKQRVSIARALVTNPDLILADEPVSMLDVSTQASILDLMNDLTDSLGVSMLYISHDLATVPYICDRVNVMYLGRIVESSPTDEIISNPKHPYTQALINAAPIPDPHYQRERTQLSGQPPKPKDIGQGCRFKNRCPDRMEICNKRPDLIDLEEDSESQVACHLYYNHELRDEERGERSDVVPGGVEQ; translated from the coding sequence ATGAACGATATGCCCATACTCGAAGTGAAAGATCTCGACAAGTACTACAGTCAAACGACTAACGTAATCGAATCGGTGAGGACTCGTCTCCGTGGGGAAGATGTTCCTCCAATTCGTGCTGTTGATAGCGTAAATCTCCGCCTAGAGACTGATGAAGTCCAGGGGATTGTGGGTGAAAGTGGCTGTGGGAAATCGACGCTGCTTGCAACTCTAATGAACTTGGAGGAACCAACGAGTGGGGAGATATATTTTGACGGTACACCCGTCTCTGAATTCAATAAACAGGACTGGAAAGAATTCCGACGTCGTGTACAGATTATCTTACAGGATCCGTTCAATTCGATGAATCCTAAGCTGTCCGTACGCGAGACTCTCGCAGAGCCACTTAACATCCATGGAATGAGCGTTGATGAGGAACGACTCCTTGAGAGTCTTGAAAAGGTTGATCTATTACCGCCAGAGAACTTTATCGATCGCCGTGAAAGGGAACTCTCTGGGGGTGAAAAACAACGAGTATCGATCGCCCGTGCGCTCGTTACTAATCCTGATCTGATTTTGGCTGATGAACCAGTTTCAATGCTCGACGTCTCGACACAGGCTTCGATTCTCGATCTAATGAATGATCTTACAGACTCTCTGGGAGTTTCTATGCTGTACATTTCCCATGACCTAGCGACCGTTCCATATATTTGTGACCGGGTGAATGTAATGTACCTTGGCAGGATCGTCGAAAGTTCTCCAACCGATGAAATCATCTCCAATCCGAAACATCCCTACACCCAAGCTCTAATAAATGCTGCCCCAATACCTGATCCACACTATCAGAGGGAACGTACCCAACTATCGGGACAACCACCGAAACCGAAAGATATTGGTCAAGGATGTCGGTTCAAAAATCGGTGTCCGGACCGGATGGAGATCTGCAATAAACGCCCTGATCTGATTGATTTGGAAGAAGACTCGGAGTCGCAAGTAGCGTGCCACCTTTACTACAACCACGAACTACGAGACGAGGAAAGAGGAGAACGGTCTGATGTCGTTCCAGGAGGTGTAGAGCAATGA
- a CDS encoding IS6 family transposase, with protein MPEITRLSGGCDWIDLDFVERERTPRSAMKLGIQLHVAGLSLSNTISILDKLGVTRSRKAVHDWVQKADLQLDGGANPEQVAVDESVIRINDQQYWLYAAVDPSTNHFLHIRLFSTYTTAVTEIFLRELREKHDVDDTLFLVDDADWLQTALQRHGLDFRYERHGNRNSVERIFREIKRRTSSFSNCFSHVDPSTAETWLHTFAVWHNATN; from the coding sequence ATGCCCGAAATCACACGCCTCAGCGGTGGTTGCGACTGGATCGATTTGGATTTTGTGGAGCGCGAGCGGACACCCCGATCGGCGATGAAGCTTGGTATTCAACTTCACGTTGCTGGTCTCTCACTTTCGAATACCATCTCGATTCTTGATAAGTTGGGTGTCACACGCAGCCGAAAAGCCGTCCACGATTGGGTACAGAAAGCCGATCTGCAACTTGACGGAGGTGCCAATCCGGAACAAGTGGCGGTTGATGAGAGCGTGATCCGAATCAATGATCAGCAGTACTGGTTGTACGCGGCGGTCGATCCATCTACAAACCACTTCCTTCATATTCGGCTCTTTTCCACGTATACGACTGCAGTAACTGAGATCTTTCTCAGAGAGCTCCGTGAGAAACACGATGTTGATGACACGCTATTTCTTGTCGATGATGCGGATTGGTTGCAAACCGCGCTCCAACGACACGGCCTCGATTTCAGATACGAACGCCACGGAAATCGTAACAGCGTCGAACGTATCTTCCGTGAGATAAAACGACGCACCTCTTCGTTCTCAAACTGTTTTAGCCACGTTGATCCAAGCACAGCTGAAACGTGGTTACACACCTTCGCCGTCTGGCACAATGCTACAAACTAA